The nucleotide window acacTACCAAAATTTAACGCAGACCTTGAGCCCAAAGGAGAGATGATTCATCATGGTCAGACGTTTATAACAACATTCGACTCTGGAGCGGAATGTtcattaattaaacaaaatatgtgtATCAAATTAGTTGGTAAGAGAATTAACAATGTTGTGATGTTAAAGGGTATTGGTGGTGCCGGCATATGTAGCACATTACAGATACTTAGCAACGTAAAAATTAGTCAACGCTATATTGAAGTTTTGTTTCATGTTGTGGAcaatgaatatttgaaaaattatattattattggtCGAGAAGTATTGTCCCCTGGATTTAATGTTATAATATCACCAGGTAAATTCGAAATTATTAGatcaaaaactttaaacttttgtTAAAATGATGAGAAATTTTGTGAATTAAATACTGATCTTGTTGGGGAAGATAGagataaattacaaaatttattgggaaaatattcaaaatcttttattaagggaATTCCTTCGAGTAGAGTTATTCCggtgaaatgaaaattaaattagtagACCCACGAAAAACTGTTCAAAGAAGACCATATAGGCTTAGCCCAAATGAAAGAGAATTAGTACGAGACAAGATTAATGAATTATTGCAATGTAAAATTATAAGGCCAAGTTGCTCACCTTACGCTAGTCCCGCTAACGGCACTCATCGTTTGTGTGTTGATTACCGTGAGTTAAATTCTAATACAGTCGCAGATAGATATCCCTTGCCCCTTATATCAGACCAGATAGCCAGACTTTATGGAGcgaaatattttacatgtttaGATATGGCAAGTGGGTATTATCAAATTCCCATGCACGAAGAGTCGGTAGAGTGTACAGCATTTGTCACTCCAGATGGGCAATATGATTTTTTGGCAATGCCTTTTGGACTCAAGAATGCCCCTTCAATATTTCAACGCACAGTTATGCAGACACTTGGAGATCTTGCAAATACGTTTGTTGTCGTTTATATGGATGATGTAATGGTGGCTGCTGCAACAAAAAGTGAGGCTTTGGAAAGGTTACAAATCACTCTTGAGTGTCTCACGAATGCTGGATTCTCATTCCATATAGAAAAATGTTCTTTTCTCAAGTCAACAGTTCAATATCTAGGATATAAAGTGAGTGCAGGTGAAATC belongs to Bactrocera dorsalis isolate Fly_Bdor chromosome 1, ASM2337382v1, whole genome shotgun sequence and includes:
- the LOC115066231 gene encoding retrovirus-related Pol polyprotein from transposon opus isoform X6, coding for MKIKLVDPRKTVQRRPYRLSPNERELVRDKINELLQCKIIRPSCSPYASPANGTHRLCVDYRELNSNTVADRYPLPLISDQIARLYGAKYFTCLDMASGYYQIPMHEESVECTAFVTPDGQYDFLAMPFGLKNAPSIFQRTVMQTLGDLANTFVVVYMDDVMVAAATKSEALERLQITLECLTNAGFSFHIEKCSFLKSTVQYLGYKVSAGEIRSNSRKVTALTTLPPPQSVSALRQFIGLASYFRQIMKGFSCFMKPLYL